One window from the genome of uncultured Tateyamaria sp. encodes:
- a CDS encoding alpha/beta hydrolase translates to MSLLRPLLNQYLRLTEKPHLRRAASPEVLRRSFETKARLFFHAPWSMQLTWDRLADAEALWATPRRQPSDLTILYFHGGGYVFGSPRTHGAMLAALARHAGAQAVLPRYPLAPEHPFPAALHHARAAYDACRARDGALVIGGDSAGGGLALSLLATLLADGAPLPCAVFALSPLTDLTFSGASIRDNAQSEVELPVERVDDMANMYLGGAARDDPRASPLFADFTGAPPVWITAGDTELLVDDSRRMAARLQGQGVDTTYVEERDLPHVWPIFQNTLPEARATLSALATWIRAQTGARAPTR, encoded by the coding sequence TTGAGCCTGCTGCGCCCCCTTCTAAACCAGTACCTGCGTCTGACGGAAAAGCCGCATCTTCGCCGCGCCGCCAGCCCGGAGGTTTTGCGCCGCAGCTTTGAAACCAAGGCGCGCCTCTTTTTTCACGCGCCCTGGTCCATGCAGCTGACCTGGGACAGGCTGGCCGATGCAGAGGCGTTGTGGGCCACGCCGCGCCGCCAGCCAAGCGACCTGACGATCCTCTATTTCCACGGCGGTGGCTACGTGTTCGGCTCACCGCGCACCCATGGCGCGATGCTCGCGGCCCTGGCGCGGCACGCCGGGGCCCAGGCCGTTCTGCCGCGCTATCCTTTGGCCCCCGAACATCCGTTTCCCGCGGCCCTGCATCATGCGCGCGCCGCATATGACGCCTGCCGCGCCAGGGACGGGGCCCTTGTCATCGGTGGCGACAGCGCGGGCGGGGGGCTGGCCCTGTCGCTGCTTGCCACGCTGCTGGCCGACGGGGCGCCTTTGCCTTGCGCTGTCTTTGCCCTGTCCCCGCTGACCGATCTGACCTTCTCGGGGGCCAGCATCCGCGACAATGCACAATCCGAGGTCGAACTGCCGGTCGAGCGGGTCGATGACATGGCAAACATGTATCTTGGCGGTGCGGCCCGGGATGACCCACGCGCCAGCCCGCTTTTTGCCGATTTCACCGGCGCGCCACCGGTCTGGATCACGGCCGGCGATACCGAGCTTTTGGTGGACGACAGCCGCCGCATGGCCGCGCGGTTGCAGGGCCAGGGCGTCGACACGACCTATGTGGAAGAGCGTGACCTGCCCCATGTCTGGCCCATCTTCCAAAACACGCTGCCCGAGGCGCGCGCGACGCTGTCCGCACTGGCCACATGGATCAGGGCTCAGACAGGGGCCAGGGCACCCACACGGTAG
- the gshB gene encoding glutathione synthase, translated as MKIAFQMDPIGAVDINADSSFRLAEEAQARGHSLFFYSPDQLAYQEGRITARGHDFTVQRVQGDHAHLGPFTEVDLAEFDVIWLRQDPPFDMHYITSTHLLDRLKGQALVVNDPFWVRNYPEKLLVLDFPDLTPPTTIARDLDTIKAFKARHGDVILKPLYGNGGAGVFRLDANDRNLTSLHELFTGFSREPLIVQKFLPDVSNGDKRVILVDGEAVGAINRVPAEGETRSNMHVGGRPEKIGLSDRDLEICTAIGPLLKEKGQVFVGIDVIGDYLTEINVTSPTGIQELERFDGVNIAEKIWQAIEAKIA; from the coding sequence ATGAAGATTGCCTTTCAGATGGACCCGATCGGGGCCGTGGACATCAATGCGGACAGCAGTTTCCGCCTTGCCGAAGAGGCGCAGGCACGGGGCCATTCCCTGTTTTTCTACTCGCCCGATCAACTGGCCTATCAAGAGGGACGGATCACCGCGCGCGGCCACGACTTCACGGTCCAGCGTGTGCAAGGCGACCATGCGCATCTGGGGCCCTTTACAGAGGTCGATCTGGCAGAGTTCGACGTGATCTGGCTGCGCCAGGACCCGCCGTTCGACATGCACTACATCACCTCGACCCACCTGCTCGATCGTCTGAAGGGGCAGGCGCTGGTGGTCAATGACCCCTTTTGGGTCCGCAACTATCCCGAAAAATTGCTGGTCCTCGATTTCCCGGACCTCACCCCGCCCACGACCATCGCCCGCGACCTGGACACGATCAAGGCGTTCAAGGCCAGGCATGGCGATGTCATCCTGAAGCCGCTTTATGGCAATGGCGGCGCCGGTGTGTTCCGCCTGGACGCCAATGACCGCAACCTCACCTCGCTGCACGAGCTGTTTACCGGGTTCAGCCGCGAGCCACTGATTGTGCAGAAATTCCTGCCCGACGTGTCAAATGGCGACAAACGCGTCATCCTGGTGGACGGTGAGGCGGTCGGCGCAATCAACCGCGTTCCGGCCGAAGGCGAGACGCGGTCCAACATGCATGTCGGCGGGCGCCCGGAAAAGATCGGCCTGTCGGATCGCGACCTTGAGATTTGCACCGCCATCGGACCGCTTTTGAAGGAAAAGGGCCAGGTTTTTGTCGGTATCGACGTGATCGGCGACTACCTGACCGAAATCAATGTGACCTCGCCCACCGGCATTCAGGAACTCGAGCGCTTTGACGGGGTCAACATTGCCGAAAAGATCTGGCAGGCGATCGAGGCCAAGATCGCTTGA
- a CDS encoding YraN family protein translates to MARHERGFDSAQPVGTRVARGHTAYHAGLAAEDIVARAYVAAGYRLVADRWRGRRGEIDLIFSTAVGVVMVEVKASKSFASAAAHLTPAQITRLYATAEEYLATTPNGALTDVRFDVALVDQTGALDILENAFAA, encoded by the coding sequence ATGGCGCGCCACGAACGCGGTTTTGACTCCGCACAACCGGTCGGGACACGCGTCGCACGCGGTCACACTGCCTATCATGCCGGCCTTGCAGCCGAAGATATCGTTGCGCGCGCCTATGTGGCCGCAGGCTATCGCCTTGTCGCGGACCGCTGGCGCGGTCGGCGCGGTGAAATCGACCTGATCTTTTCGACCGCCGTCGGCGTTGTGATGGTCGAGGTCAAAGCCAGCAAAAGCTTTGCATCGGCCGCCGCACATCTGACCCCGGCCCAGATCACGCGGTTATACGCGACTGCCGAAGAATATCTGGCAACCACGCCCAATGGGGCGCTGACAGATGTCCGTTTCGATGTCGCGCTCGTTGATCAAACGGGCGCACTGGACATTCTGGAAAACGCCTTCGCCGCCTGA
- a CDS encoding [protein-PII] uridylyltransferase — protein sequence MRTRPDRAAVVSHLKAAQKAGRDTIASAFRASPFASRATTQAYAYLTDCLVHAALHTAQTLMHPNPTPTRSERLAVLAVGGYGRGEMAPFSDVDLLFLTPYKITPWAESVIETTLYILWDLKLKVGHSSRTVRDCLRLGAEDFTIRTAMLEHRFLFGDAPLAAELDSKLRSDLFQGTEREFIEAKLAERDARHVRQGQRYVVEPNVKEGKGGLRDLQSLFWIGKYIHKVQDAAELVPLGLFTEDEFDNFVAAEDFLWATRCHMHLITGRATDQLTFDMQVAVAEDMGYEDQAGRRGVEQFMQDYFLHATAVGDLTRIFLTKLEAVHLKAEPLLERLFKRKPRTRAGYEVIHNRLAIADETAFLSDKLNLLCIFEEALRTGMLIHPDAMRTIKSNLHLIDDDMRTTPEAQRIFLDLLLKHGNPERALRRMNELGVLSAFIPEFEPIVAMMQFNMYHSYTVDEHIIQCVAQLAMIERDELEEDLPVASSILREGVNRKVLYVALLLHDIGKGRPEDHSILGAQIVRKVAPRLGLKQDEVDTVEWLVRYHLLMSDMAQKRDIADPRTVRDFAKAVQTVKRLDLLCVLTVCDIRGVGPNVWNNWKAVLIRALYRQTRRALEDGMEALNRDNRGTEAKKALRAELADWPRKELQAETARHYDPYWQGLHVTAHVVFARLLRDIGENEIAVDLHPDEDRDATRACFVMPDHPGIFARLTGALALVGANVVDARSYTTSDGFVTDAFWIQDADGNPYDAARLPRLRKMIERTLAGEVVTRDAMKDRDKVKKREKAFKVPTHITFDNDGSDIYTIIEVDTRDRPGLLHDLTRTLAASNVYIANAVIATYGEQVVDTFYVKDMFGLKYYSDAKQKTLEKRLRDAITEGVERAAR from the coding sequence ATGAGGACCCGCCCGGATCGTGCCGCCGTTGTCAGCCACCTCAAGGCCGCACAGAAAGCAGGCCGCGACACGATTGCCTCCGCCTTTCGCGCGTCCCCTTTCGCCTCGCGGGCCACGACGCAGGCCTATGCGTATCTGACGGATTGCCTGGTGCATGCTGCGCTGCATACGGCGCAGACCCTGATGCATCCAAACCCGACACCGACCCGCAGCGAGCGGCTGGCCGTGCTGGCCGTGGGCGGGTATGGCCGGGGCGAAATGGCCCCGTTTTCCGACGTGGACCTGTTGTTTCTGACCCCCTACAAGATCACCCCCTGGGCCGAGAGCGTGATCGAAACAACCCTCTATATCCTGTGGGACCTGAAGCTGAAGGTCGGTCATTCCAGCCGTACCGTGCGCGACTGCCTGCGCCTTGGGGCCGAAGACTTCACCATTCGCACCGCGATGCTCGAGCATAGGTTCCTGTTCGGTGACGCCCCCCTGGCCGCCGAGTTGGACAGCAAGTTGCGCAGCGACCTGTTCCAGGGCACGGAACGCGAGTTCATCGAGGCCAAGCTGGCCGAACGTGACGCCCGCCATGTGCGACAGGGCCAACGCTATGTGGTTGAACCCAACGTCAAGGAGGGCAAGGGCGGCTTGCGCGATCTGCAATCGCTGTTCTGGATCGGCAAGTATATTCACAAAGTCCAGGACGCCGCCGAACTGGTCCCCTTGGGCCTGTTTACCGAGGACGAGTTTGACAATTTCGTCGCGGCCGAGGATTTCCTGTGGGCCACGCGCTGTCATATGCATCTGATTACGGGCCGGGCCACGGATCAGCTGACCTTTGACATGCAGGTCGCCGTGGCCGAGGACATGGGCTATGAAGATCAGGCCGGGCGCCGTGGGGTGGAACAGTTCATGCAGGACTATTTCCTGCATGCCACTGCCGTGGGCGATCTGACCCGTATCTTCTTGACCAAGCTTGAAGCTGTCCACCTCAAGGCCGAACCCCTGTTGGAACGGTTGTTCAAACGCAAACCCCGCACGCGCGCGGGGTACGAGGTGATCCACAACCGCCTTGCCATCGCGGACGAGACCGCCTTTTTGTCCGACAAGCTGAACCTGCTGTGCATTTTCGAGGAAGCACTGCGCACCGGCATGCTGATCCACCCGGATGCCATGCGCACGATCAAGTCGAACCTGCATCTGATCGACGATGACATGCGCACCACGCCCGAGGCGCAACGCATCTTTCTTGACCTGCTGTTGAAACACGGCAACCCCGAACGGGCCTTGCGGCGGATGAATGAATTGGGGGTCCTGTCGGCCTTCATCCCCGAGTTTGAGCCCATCGTCGCGATGATGCAGTTCAACATGTACCACTCCTACACGGTGGACGAACACATCATCCAATGCGTGGCCCAACTGGCCATGATCGAGCGCGATGAACTGGAAGAAGACCTGCCTGTCGCCTCTTCGATCCTCAGGGAAGGGGTGAACCGCAAGGTGCTGTACGTGGCGCTGCTGTTGCACGACATCGGCAAGGGGCGACCCGAAGATCATTCCATCCTGGGCGCGCAGATCGTGCGCAAGGTGGCCCCCCGGCTGGGTCTGAAACAGGACGAGGTCGACACGGTCGAATGGTTGGTGCGCTATCACCTGCTGATGTCCGATATGGCCCAGAAACGCGACATCGCCGATCCGCGCACCGTGCGGGACTTTGCCAAGGCGGTGCAGACTGTGAAGCGGCTGGATCTGCTTTGTGTGCTGACGGTGTGCGACATTCGCGGCGTTGGTCCAAATGTCTGGAACAACTGGAAGGCCGTGCTGATCCGCGCCCTGTACCGCCAGACCCGCCGTGCGCTTGAAGACGGGATGGAGGCGCTGAACCGCGACAATCGCGGCACCGAAGCGAAAAAGGCGCTGCGGGCCGAACTGGCCGACTGGCCGCGCAAGGAGCTTCAGGCCGAAACGGCGCGGCACTACGATCCCTATTGGCAGGGCCTGCATGTCACCGCCCATGTCGTCTTTGCCCGCCTGTTGCGCGACATCGGCGAGAACGAGATCGCGGTGGACCTGCACCCGGACGAAGACCGCGACGCGACCCGCGCCTGTTTCGTCATGCCGGATCACCCGGGCATCTTCGCCCGGCTGACCGGGGCGTTGGCCCTTGTGGGGGCGAACGTCGTGGATGCGCGCAGCTACACCACCTCGGACGGATTCGTGACGGATGCGTTCTGGATCCAGGACGCCGACGGCAACCCCTATGACGCCGCGCGCCTGCCGCGCCTGCGCAAGATGATCGAACGCACGCTGGCGGGCGAGGTGGTGACCCGCGACGCCATGAAGGACCGCGACAAGGTCAAGAAGCGCGAAAAGGCGTTCAAGGTGCCCACGCACATCACCTTCGATAATGACGGGTCAGACATCTACACCATCATCGAAGTGGACACGCGCGACCGCCCCGGGCTGTTGCACGATCTGACGCGCACGCTGGCGGCCTCGAACGTCTATATCGCGAATGCGGTCATCGCGACCTATGGCGAACAGGTGGTGGACACGTTCTATGTGAAGGACATGTTCGGGTTGAAATACTATTCCGACGCCAAGCAGAAGACGCTGGAAAAGCGCCTGCGCGACGCGATCACCGAAGGGGTCGAACGCGCCGCGCGGTGA
- a CDS encoding YifB family Mg chelatase-like AAA ATPase: MVARAYTVAFQGVDAREVEVQCAMTPGLPAFSIVGLPDKAVSEARDRVRAALTAMSIALPSKRITINLSPADLPKEGSHFDLPIALALLAALGILPEDTVEGTVALGELSLDGTLVPVLGALPAAMAAAEQDRGLLCPAGSGAEAAWVDATRVIAAASLGDVVRHYTGQVPLEPAKAGQIASGTGLPDLRDVKGQERAKRAMEVAAAGRHHLLMVGTPGSGKSMLAARLPGILPPLSAMEALETSMIHSLAGLLDAGGISMDRPFREPHHTASMAAIIGGGRGAKPGEVSLAHNGVLFMDEFPEFPRTVLETLRQPIETGEVMVARANNHVKYPCRFMLVAAANPCKCGYLSDPSRACGRAPACGDDYMGRISGPLMDRFDLRVDVPPVTYTDLDLPATGDSSATVAARVDAARKVQAGRLEGTGMRSNADLSGAALDTFAAPDAEGRDLLTKVADRFGLSARGYHRVLRVARTIADLDGSDAVRKPHVAEAVSYRVGALAPV, encoded by the coding sequence ATGGTCGCACGGGCCTATACGGTGGCATTTCAGGGCGTCGATGCGCGCGAGGTCGAGGTGCAATGCGCCATGACGCCGGGGTTGCCTGCCTTTTCCATCGTGGGACTGCCGGACAAGGCCGTATCCGAGGCGCGCGACCGGGTGCGCGCGGCGCTGACCGCGATGTCCATCGCGCTGCCGTCCAAGCGGATCACGATCAACCTGTCGCCCGCGGACCTGCCCAAGGAAGGGTCGCATTTCGACCTGCCCATCGCCCTGGCCCTTCTGGCCGCCCTTGGCATCCTGCCCGAAGACACGGTGGAAGGCACCGTGGCCCTGGGGGAGTTGTCCCTTGACGGCACGCTTGTCCCTGTCCTTGGCGCGCTGCCTGCGGCAATGGCCGCCGCCGAACAGGATCGCGGATTGCTGTGCCCGGCCGGATCAGGGGCCGAGGCGGCCTGGGTCGATGCCACCCGGGTCATTGCGGCCGCGTCCCTGGGTGACGTGGTGCGACATTACACCGGGCAGGTGCCGCTGGAGCCCGCCAAGGCGGGACAGATCGCCAGTGGCACCGGCCTGCCCGATCTGCGTGATGTCAAAGGACAGGAACGGGCCAAGCGGGCGATGGAAGTGGCCGCCGCCGGTCGACATCATTTACTGATGGTGGGCACGCCCGGATCGGGCAAGTCCATGCTGGCCGCACGTCTGCCGGGCATCCTGCCGCCGCTGTCGGCGATGGAGGCCCTTGAGACGTCGATGATCCACTCGTTGGCCGGACTGCTGGATGCAGGCGGGATTTCGATGGATCGCCCGTTTCGCGAACCGCATCACACGGCGTCCATGGCTGCCATCATCGGCGGCGGGCGCGGTGCAAAGCCCGGAGAGGTGTCATTGGCCCATAACGGCGTTTTGTTCATGGACGAGTTTCCCGAATTTCCACGCACGGTCCTGGAAACGCTGCGCCAACCGATCGAGACGGGCGAAGTGATGGTGGCGCGCGCCAACAACCACGTGAAGTACCCCTGCCGGTTCATGCTGGTCGCCGCCGCAAACCCTTGCAAATGCGGCTACCTGTCTGATCCAAGCCGGGCCTGCGGACGCGCCCCGGCCTGCGGAGACGACTACATGGGCCGCATTTCGGGCCCGCTTATGGACCGCTTTGATCTGCGCGTGGATGTGCCGCCGGTGACCTATACGGACCTTGACCTGCCTGCGACAGGCGACAGTTCGGCCACGGTCGCGGCGCGCGTGGACGCGGCGCGCAAGGTGCAGGCCGGGCGGCTGGAGGGAACCGGGATGCGAAGCAATGCGGATCTGTCCGGCGCAGCCCTTGATACATTTGCCGCCCCAGACGCCGAAGGTCGCGACCTGCTGACCAAGGTGGCCGACCGGTTCGGGCTGTCGGCGCGCGGCTATCACCGCGTTCTGCGGGTGGCGCGGACCATTGCCGACCTTGATGGGTCGGATGCGGTCCGCAAACCGCATGTGGCCGAAGCGGTCAGCTACCGTGTGGGTGCCCTGGCCCCTGTCTGA
- a CDS encoding penicillin-binding protein activator produces MFAFFNRLRKAARRAVLPVAALALAACDPAALGGLGGVAGGGGGPRIDTAKPVPVALLVPRGSGQPSDELLANNLENAARLAMRDLNGVQIDLRVYGTAGNAQTAASQAAQAVNDGAQIIVGPLYAEAANAAGVAVAPQNVNVLAFSNNTTIAGGNVFVLGSTFANTANRLVSYAASQGKDRVVVVHAQDVAGQLGRNAIQQAISRSGATLVGTVDYPLSQQGVVSAVPRVKAAVDGAAANAVFMTATTSAGLPLLSQLLPEAGVTPATTQFVGITRWDIPPQTLELPGVQGGWFALPDPNRAGAFRSQYQAAYGSAPHPLAGLAFDGIAAIGALVAQGNAGALTGSALTQGSGFQGASGIFRLRPDGTNERGLAVATVRDNQVIVIDPAPRAFGGAGF; encoded by the coding sequence ATGTTTGCGTTTTTCAATAGGCTGCGCAAGGCAGCGCGGCGGGCGGTGTTGCCTGTTGCAGCCCTGGCCTTGGCCGCATGCGACCCCGCGGCCCTCGGAGGCCTGGGCGGTGTTGCAGGCGGTGGTGGTGGTCCCCGCATCGATACGGCCAAGCCGGTGCCCGTGGCCCTGCTTGTTCCGCGTGGCTCGGGCCAACCCAGTGACGAGCTGCTGGCCAACAACCTGGAAAACGCGGCCCGGCTGGCGATGCGTGATCTGAATGGTGTGCAAATCGACCTGCGCGTCTATGGCACCGCGGGCAACGCCCAAACAGCGGCAAGTCAGGCCGCGCAGGCCGTGAATGACGGCGCGCAGATCATCGTTGGTCCGCTCTATGCCGAGGCCGCCAATGCCGCAGGTGTCGCCGTGGCCCCGCAAAACGTGAATGTGCTGGCCTTCTCCAACAACACGACCATCGCGGGCGGCAACGTCTTTGTCCTTGGATCAACCTTTGCCAACACGGCCAACCGGCTGGTCAGTTACGCCGCGAGCCAGGGCAAGGACCGGGTCGTGGTGGTACATGCACAGGACGTCGCGGGCCAGTTGGGCCGCAATGCCATCCAACAGGCCATTTCGCGCAGCGGAGCCACGCTGGTCGGAACCGTTGACTATCCGCTGTCCCAACAGGGCGTTGTGTCCGCCGTCCCGCGCGTCAAGGCCGCCGTAGATGGTGCCGCCGCCAACGCGGTGTTCATGACCGCGACCACTTCGGCCGGTCTGCCGCTGTTGTCACAGCTCTTGCCCGAAGCAGGCGTCACCCCGGCCACGACCCAGTTCGTGGGCATCACACGTTGGGACATCCCCCCCCAAACGCTTGAGTTGCCGGGCGTGCAGGGAGGGTGGTTCGCGCTGCCTGACCCGAACCGTGCGGGGGCCTTCAGATCGCAATACCAGGCAGCCTATGGCAGCGCCCCGCACCCGCTGGCGGGCCTTGCCTTTGACGGTATCGCCGCCATCGGCGCCCTGGTTGCCCAAGGCAATGCGGGGGCCTTGACCGGGTCTGCGTTGACGCAGGGATCGGGATTTCAGGGTGCATCGGGCATCTTTCGTCTGCGCCCTGACGGCACCAACGAACGCGGTCTGGCCGTGGCCACGGTGCGCGACAACCAGGTCATCGTGATTGACCCGGCTCCGCGGGCCTTCGGGGGCGCGGGCTTCTGA
- the rsmI gene encoding 16S rRNA (cytidine(1402)-2'-O)-methyltransferase, with translation MNHVKIPLAPGVWFVGVPIGTARDITLRALDVLASADVLVAEDTRSLRKLMDIHAVPLNGRRIEALHEHSKGSQVARLVAQAVEKSVAYASEAGMPLIADPGFELGRAARAAGVPVTCAPGPSAVLTALVVGGLPTDAFHFGGFLPATRSARTKALQGLGGLAATLVLYESPKRLGALLADAAAVLGTDRAATVCRELTKRFEEVRSGPLGELADHYADQRVKGEIVVLIGRADKSAVNEKDIDQALSSALTDMSVKDAASFVAESLNVPRRRVYQRALELARDM, from the coding sequence TTGAATCATGTCAAAATTCCCCTTGCACCGGGGGTGTGGTTCGTTGGGGTGCCCATTGGCACCGCCCGTGACATCACCTTGCGGGCGCTGGATGTGTTGGCGTCGGCAGATGTGCTGGTGGCCGAGGATACGCGCAGCCTGCGCAAGCTGATGGACATCCACGCGGTGCCGCTGAACGGGCGCCGCATCGAAGCGCTGCATGAGCATTCCAAGGGCAGTCAGGTGGCCCGGCTGGTGGCACAGGCCGTGGAAAAAAGCGTGGCCTACGCGTCTGAAGCAGGCATGCCGCTGATCGCTGATCCGGGATTCGAGTTGGGGCGGGCGGCGCGCGCAGCGGGCGTTCCGGTGACATGCGCGCCGGGTCCTTCGGCGGTTTTGACGGCGCTGGTGGTCGGGGGATTGCCGACGGATGCCTTCCATTTTGGCGGCTTCCTGCCAGCGACACGCAGCGCGCGGACAAAGGCGCTGCAGGGGTTGGGCGGTCTGGCAGCCACGCTGGTTCTGTACGAATCGCCCAAGCGGCTCGGGGCTCTCTTGGCGGATGCGGCGGCTGTCCTCGGGACTGACCGCGCCGCGACCGTGTGCCGCGAGCTGACCAAACGGTTCGAAGAAGTGCGGTCGGGCCCACTGGGAGAACTGGCGGATCACTACGCAGACCAACGGGTCAAGGGAGAGATCGTCGTTCTGATCGGCCGGGCCGACAAGTCGGCCGTTAACGAAAAAGACATTGATCAGGCGCTAAGCTCGGCCCTGACTGATATGTCGGTCAAGGATGCGGCGTCTTTCGTGGCGGAAAGCCTGAATGTGCCACGGCGGCGTGTCTATCAGCGGGCGCTTGAACTGGCCCGCGACATGTAA
- a CDS encoding alpha-D-glucose phosphate-specific phosphoglucomutase, protein MTVQTVATTPISGQKPGTSGLRKKTAVFMQPGYLENYTQSIFDGIGGVAGKTLIVGGDGRYFNDVAIGTILRMAAANGAAKCIVGQGGLLSTPAASHLIRKRGADGGLILSASHNPGGPNADFGLKYNGPNGGPATEGVTEKIFARTLEIDAYRILDGGDVDLDALGTSSLGDMQVEIVDPVADYAELMGTLFDFDAIAALFKGGFRMAFDAMHAVTGPYAIAILEDRLGAPAGTVMNGIPSPDFGGGHPDPNPVWAKALMDVMYADDAPDFGAASDGDGDRNMIVGAQCYVSPSDSLALLADKAELAPGYASGLAGVARSMPTSAAADRVADAKGMAHFETPTGWKFFGNLLDAGKVTLCGEESAGTGSNHVREKDGLWAVLLWLNILAATGKSVSDLMADHWARYGRNYYSRHDYEAVDATAANDLMDHLRGRLDDLPGQTAGSMIVSAADEFSYDDPVDGATSSGQGIRIYFEGGGRAVFRLSGTGTDGATLRVYLEQLETDPAALHRDPQDALSGIIAAASSLAEIKVRTGRNGPDVIT, encoded by the coding sequence ATGACAGTTCAGACCGTCGCAACCACACCGATCAGCGGGCAGAAGCCCGGAACAAGCGGACTGCGCAAGAAGACGGCGGTCTTCATGCAACCGGGGTACCTTGAGAACTATACCCAATCCATCTTTGACGGGATCGGCGGTGTTGCGGGCAAGACCCTGATCGTCGGGGGTGACGGGCGTTACTTCAATGACGTGGCCATCGGGACCATCCTGCGCATGGCGGCAGCAAACGGTGCGGCCAAGTGCATCGTGGGGCAGGGTGGGTTGTTGTCCACGCCGGCCGCCTCGCACCTGATCCGCAAACGCGGTGCGGACGGCGGCCTGATTCTGTCGGCCAGCCACAATCCCGGCGGCCCGAACGCGGATTTCGGTCTGAAATATAACGGTCCGAACGGGGGCCCCGCCACCGAAGGAGTGACGGAAAAGATCTTTGCCCGGACACTTGAGATTGACGCGTACCGCATTCTGGACGGTGGGGATGTCGATCTGGATGCGCTGGGCACCAGCAGCCTTGGCGACATGCAGGTCGAGATTGTGGACCCTGTTGCCGATTATGCCGAATTGATGGGCACCCTCTTTGATTTCGACGCCATTGCGGCCCTGTTCAAGGGCGGGTTCCGCATGGCCTTTGACGCGATGCATGCGGTCACCGGACCTTATGCAATTGCGATCCTTGAGGACCGGTTGGGCGCACCTGCAGGCACCGTCATGAATGGGATCCCCAGTCCCGATTTCGGCGGGGGGCACCCCGACCCGAACCCGGTCTGGGCCAAGGCATTGATGGATGTGATGTATGCCGATGACGCGCCCGATTTCGGCGCCGCGTCGGATGGCGACGGCGACCGCAACATGATTGTGGGTGCGCAGTGCTACGTCAGCCCGTCTGACAGTCTGGCCCTTCTGGCTGACAAGGCCGAACTGGCCCCCGGTTATGCCAGTGGCTTGGCCGGTGTGGCGCGGTCCATGCCCACATCCGCCGCCGCCGACCGCGTGGCGGACGCCAAGGGCATGGCGCATTTCGAAACACCCACGGGCTGGAAGTTCTTTGGCAACCTGCTTGACGCCGGCAAGGTCACGCTGTGCGGCGAGGAAAGCGCGGGCACCGGGTCGAACCATGTGCGGGAAAAGGATGGGCTTTGGGCGGTTCTGCTGTGGCTGAACATCCTGGCCGCCACGGGCAAATCCGTGTCCGACCTGATGGCGGATCACTGGGCGCGTTATGGCCGCAACTACTATTCCCGGCACGATTACGAGGCCGTGGATGCAACGGCGGCCAACGATCTGATGGACCACCTGCGCGGGCGGCTGGACGATCTGCCGGGGCAAACCGCCGGGAGTATGATCGTATCTGCGGCGGACGAGTTTTCCTATGACGATCCGGTGGATGGCGCGACGTCGTCGGGACAGGGTATTCGCATCTATTTCGAAGGGGGCGGGCGCGCCGTTTTCCGCCTGTCGGGGACTGGCACCGATGGGGCGACGCTGCGTGTGTATCTTGAACAGCTGGAAACCGACCCCGCCGCGCTGCACCGCGACCCGCAAGACGCGCTGTCGGGCATTATCGCGGCCGCCAGTTCGCTGGCCGAGATCAAGGTGCGCACCGGTCGCAATGGCCCGGACGTCATCACCTGA